From the Papaver somniferum cultivar HN1 chromosome 2, ASM357369v1, whole genome shotgun sequence genome, the window aatatagaaatcactaacaagttggttaggataagaatagGAAATACATGAAGTTCTAAGAATTAGGAGCTAGctaagttctaagaaaaggaaagacatgtaataaggtaataggactaggaaaaggaattcataattctatatatatatgatcaccaaagttttggttgatcatatgagcaagattagagcttgtgtttagtttttgagagattttctaaacatcaataaaaagagtagtctttatataagctaagtttcatcttgcagttgctatTAAAAAACcctcatttttttttccaaagagtTTGACGTGGGTAAAACTTAATCAACCAACCAACCAACCCaataacaaatattgttcatccaAGAGTTTAAAATGTAATGCATACTGCATAGATAATTTTACATTTCCCACATTCTTAGAGTTCTTTGTAGTTACATAGATGATTATGTTTGTGTAGCATTTACTTCCCTGCCTCCATTATTACATGTTCACTTGAGAAGTTGAGGTAGAGTCTTATTCATCAATATATTGGCTACTATGTTATACACCTTTTCAGTTGGGTGTACTGAATCCCAAAATACGTATTTACTCGGGTCAGGGCAAGGTAATGCAATTCCCGCTTTGCAAAAAATTCCAGTCTCAAATATTCCCGTTCCACAACATCCTTCCTCTGTGTTCTCAAATCCTGTATGGTACACCATGCACAGTtaataaatgaaatgaaaaaagtTAGCTCAATAAGAACAACCTGCAGAGCAGTGCTTTAAACTGTTATCTCTGTGACCACGTTGTATCTAAGCATAAGTTCAAAGATTGGTTGAAACATCAAAAACAAGAGTTTACCGTAAAGATTTGGATTATGAATGATATGTAGAGTAGGATAGTAGTTATCTGTATATACTAACTTGATCCCCCTAAGCTCTGTGCTCAAACTCGCTACCACATTTTGTAACTTGAGATTAAAGTCTTTACTAGCTTCATTTAGCTCTTCCAAATTCGGTCTATCAGAAATGTGATTCAAAGTTTTTGTTATTGGTAGGTAACCACTAGGAGGAAGCCCGTTCATTACTATTTTTCTAGCACCCAAACTGTAAAGCTCGATAAGGAAACTTCTGGCAATACCAAGGAGAAAATCCGCGTATTCATCTACCGTAAAGTGAGATGACCGTATAGGCAAGGCGAAGTAATTCAGAACGAAATCATTCGTTCCAATGCTGATAAAGTATAATGACTCTCTTGCTCTCTCTACTGCGCCATCCTTCCCAAGAAAGGATGTTAACTTTTCCAGGTACTCTTTGAAGTATTTCAATTCATCGGATAGAGGTATCACAGCCTGCGTGCACAAGAGACATGTAATTTTTAAGATTAGGCGTGTATATATATGTGATATGCAAGACTGATTTTGATCAACTTACTAACAAGTCTGAAGTAACAACATCATAACCAGTTGCAGCTGAAGCAAAGGTAACTCCGGTAGCAAAATCTTCAATACCAAATGCTGGATCAAGATATGCAGGTACCGACTTTTTAATCCCTAACCTCTCCGCCAGGAAATCGGTGCCCAGACGACCATTGCAAAACCGTCCAGTGGGTTTTCCACCTTCGAAATCTTGTCCGTAAGGTAGGAAGTTACTTTTTGCCAAGGTTAGGATTTGATTGTTATTGCCTGCATCTACAGTTGAGTCTCCGAACACGATAAGTGCAGGAATTTTATTCGTTCCCGTGATCTCCAGAACCGAAAATACAAGTACTTTAAAAACGCATAGTAGTAGACTATATTGGGTAGACATTGCCTACAATTAATTAAGCTTACTTGAATTGAACAAAGTCAATCCCTTTTATAGGAAATTCGAAAAGCTTTGACGTCCCATACGTGAAAAGTGAAAAGCAGCAAAAAATCAAGCTCGCAAGCCACCACCATTGTTCTTTTGAAGTGAGACCTCTACTGTGAACTTGTGATGATATGAAGATACAACAAATAAGCTTGCTTTAAATTTAAAAAGACATTTAACTCTTCAGGGGACCTCCACGTGAAGTCTATAGTGTATTGTTAGTAGATGGATTACAGTTGCTGTTTGTGTGGACTGTAATGTTTTCTCAAACGTGTTTTCAATAAAATAAGTGGTAATATCACATCATTTATAGCCTACCGGCCCCAAAACAGGTCATAGTGTTGTTAGTAGGTGGTTAACTATCATGACGTTAATGGATGATACTGTAAACCAAACTTCTAGTGAGTCAGAGATGTTAGATTTGGAATTTAACACCATCTCGGTAGCTAGGACATGAGCTTTATTAAGGAGCAATCGGAGTACATCCAAAGGCATATATCAATAGTTTCAATACGGTATGTAACTTTCATGATCCATAGCTGTTGTATGTAACTTTCACTTATATAAAGTTTGACCTTTGCCCGACTATCTACGGATTTCATATCAGTTATGGTTGAATTAAACTTAGGCCAACTACTTGAAGAGTCCACTAGAGTGTTCACATTGAAAATCAGTCAATAAGGCCTATTCCTATATGCACATGTCAAATCATATACATTTGTCACTTTTGCACCCATTATGGGTATGACAAAATGGCAAACATATGTGGCTAACTAACAAATATACCATTTAGGCATACGCGATGGAGTTTCTAACGAGCGACAGGGACTCTATCACCCGACGGTCTTAACAACGCTCGTAGGTCTGAAAATCACCAGCGCTAGTCTTTCTATCGCTTGTTGTTATGAACTTCGCTTAGTtattttgcatccaacggtcagGAATACCAGGTTAATTGTTATTCCTTTTGTTGACGAAATCTCTAAGATTGTCAAGGAAATGGAAGGGGACAAATCGTCAGGCCCTGATAGGTTCAATGTGCAATTCTTTCAGCGTCAGTGGCACATAGTTGAACCTGACATTATTGCTATGGTGCAACACTTTTTTAGTATAAAACATTTGTCAACTTTCCTTACTTTCATCCCGAAAATTTACATTCTTCTAACTCCTAAGGAATTTAGAGCAATTATTCTTTGTATCTCTActtataattttattttgatgcaaAACTCTActtataaaatcatctcaaaaattttCGCCAATAGAGTAAGGCATCTTCTTTCTAAGATTATCTCACCCTTATAATCAACCTTTATATGAAGAATATGAAAATAACCGATAACATCGTCCTTGCCTAAGAAATGATTCATTCTATGAagaatcataaaatcaagaagaaTAAGGAGGATACCTTGGGACTGAAGCTTGACATGGGTAAGGCGTTTGACCGGGTAAGCTGGACTTATCTCATGCTAGTGTTAAGAAAGCTTGGTTTTACCCTCGACTAGTGTGATATGATCTTAGAGTGTATTAGTACCCTATGAATTGTTGTCATATGTAATAGGGTACCAGGTACCTTCTTTTAGCCCTCTAAGGGTCATAGACAAGCGGACGCGTTCTCCCCCTATCTATTCCTTCTGTGCATGGAAGGCTGTCCAGACTGCTCAAGCAGGCCGAGGTAGATCATAAAATACGAGGTATAAAAATCCCTAACAGTAGCATCTCCATGTTTAATCTTTACAAAGGGACCCTGTTTGACGTTGGAAATTTGCTTGATACCTTAAATTGGTTCAGTGCTTCCTTTGGGCAAATGATCAACTTTCAGAAATCTGGAATCTTTTATTCCAATAAATCCATGCCAAACAAATTTGGCAAAATGATCATGTGAATACTTAAGGTTCGAAGAATTGTAATTTTTGAAAAATACCTCGGTACTACAACGTTCATTGGTAAATCTAACGTGAAGTGCTTTGATTCTATAATAACTAGATTCAAAAACTGACTTCAAAATTGGATGAGAAGACTACTCTCACAGGTAGCTAAGACAGTGATAGTTAAGTCGATTTTGGAATCATCATACATTTACCAAATGAGTTTTTATATGattccaaaatcaataattaacCAACTTACTTCCATCCAACGGGATTTCTGGTAGGGAAGAAGGAAGGTTGTAAAGGCGTATACCTAAGAGTTTGGGATGCTTTGGATAAACCAATTCACTCGGGGGAGTAACATGTAGCTACCTACATATAAACAACCAAGCAAAACTAGGAAGGTTAGCTTAGAACCTTATTACAAACCCGGATGCTTCATGGAATGTCATCCTTAGAGCCATCAACTTCTGCAAATGTCCGCTTGCTAAACATAACCAAGAATGGTTCATGGATTTGGAATATATCCAAAAAGGTTTAATTAGAGAAGATTAGGGCTCATTGTATATGAGAAGCCGGAAGTGAGGAAATTATTCACATTTGGGAGGATAAATGGATCCCATCTATTCAGATAGTGCCCCCATATAGGAATACAAACTTTCTTGGGGTCTTAGTTAAAGACTTAATCCTTCGAGACTCTTTTAAATGGAACATCCCTTAATTTACTCAATTTCGTGTTTGACCCTCTTACTGTTAACGCCATAACCATTATACATATTAATAGTTCAGGTTGGGATACATCTAAATGGAACCCCACTATCTCTGGTGCATTCAACATAAAAAGTCCTTATTATTCTATTAAGAGATTTTATTACAATGGACCTAGTCAATGGGAAAACATATGGAGTACGCAGGCATCCCGTAGAGTCAAATTATTTGCTTTCAAATGTCTACAAAATATGATTCCTACCAATAGTAAACTTGTATATTTCATACACTTGTGCCCTATGTTCTCATAAAAATGAGTCTTTGGAACATATATTCTTCACCCATCCTTTTTCTAGGAGTGTGTGGTTTTCCTCCGATAACAAACCTTTTCCACCTAATTTGTTTCCTTAATCCGTATAGAATTTGATTCTCCAATGGCATACTAACCCTGCGGTGGGAACAACTCCCTAGGACAGTGAAGCGCTAAACGTGTCACTGTCATATGGTAcatttggaaggaaagatgtgaTAAAGTATTTAGAGGAATCAACCCAACTCCGAAAGATGTCTGCACAAGAGCCAAAGTGGACTCGAAAGTTGATGCTAACCTAGGGCGACCTCTAGACAATGATTGAACTAAAATTTCTCATAAACTATACGTCATTTGGATAAGACCCCCTCCGGGAATCCAGAAAATTAACTTTGCTGGCACATTTGACAAACACAAGAAGATTGGAAgcacttccctaatttctaagaAACTCTATTGGTTAGTGCAGGGAAGTCAAGAAACTGGAGTGCAGGGTGCAAAGTCATGATGAAGTGGAGGTGCATGCGACACTGGAAGCAACAATATGGTCTTATCAGTTGGATACCATAGTCGTTAAAATTGAAGGAAGTTGTATCAATAccatcaaagcaatcaaaggacaaGACTTTCATCTTGGAAATCTAGATCTAGAAGTAAAGACATTCATTAAGAACTCGTCACTATCAGCATGAATGTAGAAGGAAAAAACTTATATCTTTTTGTATTTTGGGAAAAAAGAAAATCAGGTTGATGTTGCATTGGCTTCCAGGGTAAATTTGAATGCAACCTGTGACATTATTTTCCCCCCACCTAGTATGTTGTTTGATGTTTTAAGATTGAATAGTCTGAGTTACCGAGTCTCTCAAGGCAATCAGCCTCCACAACTCTTGTCAACATTTTAACTTTTTATTAATCTAAGGCtttattataaataaataaaatcatttcAACTCATACCATAATTTCTCAAACTCACACATCTTCCATActtttcatcactcttccaattTTCCAAAGAATCCGAAAATATGAACATGGATGAGTTCATAAAAAACCAACATGCTGTGCTGAAAATCAAATAGCCAATGTGCAGAATCAAATAAGAAGTCGGAGTCCAAAATTTACTACTGCGGAAGATGAACGTATTTGCATGTCTTATGTAATGATCGTCTTATCGTTGGTGCTACACCAAGCCTTGACATTTTGGGAAAAcatatttgggagatttgaagaagaaacaatgaGCCTCTAGAATCGAGATGCGAGCGCGTTGAGTCACCCCTTCAATGTGATCAGCAAGGAAATTACTAAGTATGTTGCTTTAGTAATATAAGCGGGTCGAAACATGAGGGGTGGCGAAATCATGATGATCATTGAACAAAGGTGTCGGGCGTAGTGGCACTGCATCAACAGAAAGACTTTCAATATGGAAGTTGTTTTGAGATTTTAAGAGTGTTGCCCAAATATAATCCAatgtttatgttttaatttcttaattgtcaATTTTATTAGAAGTTTAATTTCTAAATCGTCAACTTTATTATAAGTTGTAATATTTTTCATACTTTATTAGTTAAAATTAAAATGTAAGACTGAattaagaataaaatataagcttaattttcaacaTTACGAGTCAAACTTATAAAACAAGTATGCTTTTTTAACATAAATTTCGAATTAATCAttaaaatagtcattttacaagatataaaactaaaaataataatttaaaaatagactttaaaaataaaaatcagataaaatgtttttcatcttgtttatctttttcatttcacataacttccaatcaatgcgctcatgaactgAGTTTCCTTTGTTTGTCTTCTTATTTGCGTTCAAATTTGCTTTGCCTTgaattcttcttttccttttcttaccTGCAGGTTTGAGTTGGTTAACATCCAAAACTTACAGATTTCGTTgctttttacctatttctttataactatcacatatcttcttaacaaCACCTTCAAGTACTACTCCATAAAAGTCAAGCTGCATTGTCGAATGAAGTTGGGTTTGAAACCCTGTCATacgataaattttgaaaaataaattaattGAGATATAGAAAAATAACGAAAAATTTTATGTAAAAATTTTGGCGTAAAAATTTAATCCGAAAATTACCTGAAAATAGGCGAGAAAAAAATTAGCCGGCGGCGCTAGTCATTATATCGAGTGATATTAAAATTATATCGAGCAATAGAGTCTTTATCGCTAGTGCTATTTACAATATCGCTTTCTAGGAATTCCATCGCTTAACACTTTTACTATAGTAGCACAACTCAAtttccatgccacctggtatgttaaataaaatattttgacaTGGTGTATAAGAATAAGCCGGTGTCAAACGAAAAGACACCCCCTTTAAAAATATAATATGTTGTGTGCAATTTGCACCAATAAAGTCTATTTGACTCCAGAAATTACCTTTTGGATGAAACTactaactttttttatttttgatgcatAGATCGGTTATGGCGAAGGTTCCTGGTCAACCAGAAATGTAGAGTGCAATCAGAGATGCAGTGGTATTGAAAATATTTACGAAATTCGGAATGGCTAAGGCTAACAATGAGTCACAAACATGGGACGGAAAATGTATTAAAATCAACAGGGAGAATCAAATCTCTAGGAGTGATTGtccaagaacctattcaaaaaaaaaaaaaaaaaaggaaacaacaTATCATCTAAGAGTGAGTGTCAAATAGATTTTGACCCCAACGCCAATGAAAAGATGCGAGAGTGGATGAAAAAAGTTACATGACAGTTCGAGGTTTTACAACTTTACATTAAAAATCTGAGGCGATCCTTCGAAATCGATTACTTCCACTTGTTATCAAATTATTATTGATACTAAAGATTGAATAGAGGGGAACAGACTGAgttgaggagagagaaagtttgagGATCGATGATCGACTCaacacatttatttcttcttcgaTGTTCTTTTTCCACGGAAATTGCATCTTTATTTCGGGTTTCTTCATTTAAATCAATGATTGGTGTTAGTTTTCTATTGAATCTAGACATTAATGATGTCTGAAACTTATTCTTCTAATTTTGATTCTCGATCTGGATTGAGAATAAAGAGATTTTTTTAGTGTTTCCTTTGTTTTCGATGAGAATACATCTAAAGGTGCTAACAGTGAACATCTATCAACTTCTTTATATATCTCTGATGAGGATATTAATGAAATCTTAAATGAATGGAAGTTTAGTTTGATTGGCAGTTGGACTTTGTTAAGTTGAAATTTGAAGCTGGTGCATCATCTTTAAGAATTCAATGAAAGCTTACATGTAAAAATCAATTGATTACTCTTGGtaaagttgttgttgttttttttttattttttttagtaattAAACTAGATAATTGATATGAATTATATCTGGAATGGTTTTTGGATTGTTAATGGTCAAACCCTTAAGTTGAGGGAATGTGAACTAAATTTTAATCTTGCTACCCAAAAATCATCTACAACCTTTGTTTGGGCTCATTTTCCTGGTTTGTGGATTTActattggaaagaaaatattattatgGCTTTGGAAGAAACAGTAGGTAGGCCTATTA encodes:
- the LOC113352058 gene encoding GDSL esterase/lipase At2g04570-like, which codes for MSTQYSLLLCVFKVLVFSVLEITGTNKIPALIVFGDSTVDAGNNNQILTLAKSNFLPYGQDFEGGKPTGRFCNGRLGTDFLAERLGIKKSVPAYLDPAFGIEDFATGVTFASAATGYDVVTSDLLAVIPLSDELKYFKEYLEKLTSFLGKDGAVERARESLYFISIGTNDFVLNYFALPIRSSHFTVDEYADFLLGIARSFLIELYSLGARKIVMNGLPPSGYLPITKTLNHISDRPNLEELNEASKDFNLKLQNVVASLSTELRGIKLVYTDNYYPTLHIIHNPNLYGFENTEEGCCGTGIFETGIFCKAGIALPCPDPSKYVFWDSVHPTEKVYNIVANILMNKTLPQLLK